A region from the Aquimarina sp. ERC-38 genome encodes:
- a CDS encoding YbaB/EbfC family nucleoid-associated protein: MFGDMMGMMGKLKEAQQKVEETKKRMATISLEEKSSDDLLKVTMTADRVIKGITIDDQLLEDKEQLEDYLILTLNKAIAKASEINERELAAAAKDGMPNIPGLDMFK; the protein is encoded by the coding sequence ATGTTCGGAGATATGATGGGAATGATGGGCAAATTAAAAGAAGCCCAGCAAAAGGTGGAAGAAACCAAAAAAAGAATGGCTACTATTAGCCTAGAGGAAAAAAGTAGTGATGATCTATTAAAGGTAACTATGACAGCTGACCGGGTTATAAAGGGGATTACTATTGATGATCAACTACTGGAAGATAAAGAACAATTAGAGGATTACTTAATTTTAACCTTGAACAAAGCAATTGCTAAAGCTTCTGAAATTAATGAGCGAGAACTTGCTGCTGCGGCTAAAGACGGAATGCCGAATATACCGGGGTTGGATATGTTTAAGTAG
- a CDS encoding GNAT family N-acetyltransferase: protein MITIKEMTSKSDLKAFIKFPFTLYKDSPFYVPSIIKEELDVVNPEKNPVYKNAQASYYVALKDDKIVGRIAAIINWIEVKEQKKLKVRFGWFDVIDDIEITKKLLETVADYGRKHDLTYMEGPVGFSNMDKAGVLIKGFEELNTMITWYNYPYYAEHFKQLGFEDAATWVEYKIKVPTETRPKVIRFAKIIKEKYKLQLLKFNKSKELLAYADDMFELLNKTYSSLQTFVPIQQYQIDMYKKKYLPYLNPEYITCIADETGKLIAFSIVMPSFSKALKKMNGKIYPLKFLHILKAQKRNDTASFYLIGVDPEYQNKGITALIFKEMNETFIRNGIKVVETNPELEENKAIQALWTDYDHTQHKMRRTFRKEI from the coding sequence ATGATTACCATAAAAGAGATGACTTCTAAAAGTGATTTGAAAGCTTTTATCAAATTTCCTTTTACCCTTTATAAAGACTCCCCTTTTTATGTTCCTTCTATTATCAAGGAAGAATTAGATGTCGTCAATCCTGAAAAAAATCCGGTTTATAAAAACGCTCAGGCAAGCTATTATGTAGCCCTTAAAGATGATAAAATTGTAGGACGAATAGCTGCTATTATCAATTGGATTGAAGTTAAAGAGCAAAAGAAACTAAAAGTCCGCTTCGGGTGGTTTGATGTGATTGATGACATTGAGATTACTAAAAAATTATTGGAAACCGTAGCTGATTACGGAAGAAAGCATGATTTAACATATATGGAAGGACCAGTAGGTTTTTCGAATATGGACAAAGCAGGAGTATTAATTAAAGGTTTTGAAGAGTTAAATACCATGATCACCTGGTACAATTATCCGTATTATGCTGAGCATTTTAAACAATTAGGTTTTGAAGATGCAGCAACCTGGGTAGAATATAAAATTAAAGTACCCACGGAAACCCGACCAAAAGTTATCCGTTTTGCTAAAATTATCAAGGAAAAATATAAACTACAACTTTTAAAGTTCAATAAAAGCAAAGAGTTACTGGCATATGCAGATGATATGTTTGAATTACTGAATAAAACCTATAGTAGTTTACAGACTTTTGTACCTATTCAGCAGTATCAGATTGATATGTATAAAAAGAAATATTTACCTTATCTCAATCCGGAATATATTACTTGTATTGCCGATGAAACTGGTAAATTAATTGCTTTTTCTATTGTGATGCCTTCTTTTTCTAAAGCTTTAAAGAAGATGAATGGAAAGATTTACCCCTTAAAATTTTTACATATCCTAAAAGCACAAAAAAGAAATGATACTGCATCCTTCTACCTAATAGGAGTTGACCCTGAATATCAAAATAAAGGGATTACGGCTTTAATTTTTAAGGAAATGAACGAAACCTTTATCCGCAATGGGATTAAAGTGGTTGAAACTAACCCAGAGTTAGAAGAAAATAAGGCAATTCAGGCACTTTGGACGGATTATGACCATACTCAACATAAGATGCGTCGTACCTTCAGAAAAGAAATTTAG
- a CDS encoding S9 family peptidase, producing MSTKFNPPIADKIPVTLEKHGDVRVDNYFWLNDRDNDKVIDYLNRENDYNDRVTAHTKNFQEALFKEMKGRIKEDDASVPYKNNGYWYITRFEKGKNYPIYACKKETLDAPEEILFDVNQEAEGHSYFNMRGLSVSPDNHKIAFATDTTGRRNYTIRIKDLRTGEIYTDVIEKTTGNCTWAADNQTLFYTKKDEETLRSNRILRHKLGQPVSKDQVVYFEEDDTFSTYVYKTKSKKYIVIGSSSTLTSEYRILPATQPEGDFTVFQKRTRGLEYNIAHFQDSFYILTNKDKATNFKLMVTPETKTSKENWEEVIPHQKDVLLEDIDIFKKYLVISERSEGLSKIRIKSWDGSQDYYLPFDNETYTAYVSTNPDFDTEILRYAYNGLTTPNSVIDFNMDTKEKEIKKEQEVLGGTFKKENYTSDRVWATARDGVKIPISLVYKKGIIKNGNNPLLQYGYGSYGNTIDPYFSTVRLSLLDRGFIYAIAHVRGSEYLGRPWYENGKLLKKKNTFTDFIDCSKYLIENKYTSSEHLYASGGSAGGLLMGVIINEAPELYNGVIASVPFVDVMTTMLDESIPLTTGEYDEWGNPNESVYYKYMRSYSPYDNVKKQAYPNLLVTTGLHDSQVQYWEPAKWVAKLRELKTNDTLLLLHTNMDAGHGGASGRFEAIKEVAEEYAFILDLEGITT from the coding sequence TTGAGTACAAAATTTAACCCGCCGATTGCCGATAAAATTCCTGTAACTTTAGAAAAACATGGAGATGTTAGAGTTGATAATTATTTTTGGCTTAATGATCGCGATAACGATAAGGTCATTGATTACCTCAACCGGGAAAACGATTATAATGACAGGGTAACTGCACATACAAAAAATTTCCAGGAAGCACTTTTTAAAGAAATGAAAGGTAGGATAAAAGAGGATGATGCTTCCGTACCGTATAAAAATAACGGGTACTGGTACATTACCCGATTTGAAAAAGGAAAGAATTATCCCATTTATGCCTGTAAAAAAGAAACCTTAGATGCCCCGGAAGAAATTCTTTTTGATGTAAACCAGGAAGCCGAAGGTCATAGCTATTTTAATATGCGTGGATTAAGTGTAAGTCCGGACAATCATAAAATTGCTTTTGCCACAGATACCACCGGGAGGCGTAATTACACCATTCGCATAAAAGATTTACGTACTGGCGAAATCTATACAGATGTTATTGAAAAAACTACCGGAAATTGTACCTGGGCTGCGGATAATCAAACCTTGTTTTATACGAAAAAAGATGAAGAAACTTTGCGATCAAATCGTATTCTAAGGCATAAATTAGGACAACCAGTAAGCAAAGATCAAGTAGTGTATTTTGAAGAAGACGATACCTTTTCAACCTATGTATATAAAACCAAATCAAAAAAATACATTGTAATTGGTTCCAGCAGTACTTTAACCTCAGAATATCGAATCCTACCTGCTACTCAACCCGAAGGGGATTTTACTGTTTTTCAAAAAAGAACAAGAGGTCTGGAATATAATATAGCACATTTTCAAGATTCTTTTTACATCTTGACCAATAAAGATAAAGCTACAAATTTTAAATTGATGGTAACCCCTGAGACTAAAACGTCAAAAGAAAACTGGGAAGAAGTGATTCCACATCAGAAAGATGTATTGTTAGAAGACATTGACATCTTTAAAAAATACCTGGTAATTAGTGAGCGCTCCGAAGGGTTATCAAAAATTCGAATTAAAAGTTGGGATGGCTCGCAAGATTATTACCTTCCTTTTGATAATGAGACTTATACTGCATATGTTAGTACCAACCCGGATTTTGATACCGAAATTTTAAGGTATGCCTATAATGGATTGACGACTCCCAATTCTGTCATTGATTTCAATATGGATACTAAAGAAAAAGAAATCAAGAAAGAACAGGAAGTTTTAGGGGGAACCTTTAAAAAAGAAAATTATACCTCAGATAGAGTGTGGGCTACCGCGCGGGACGGAGTTAAAATTCCAATCTCGCTAGTTTATAAAAAAGGAATCATTAAAAACGGAAACAACCCATTGTTACAATATGGTTACGGATCTTATGGTAATACGATTGACCCGTATTTTTCAACGGTTCGCTTAAGTTTGTTAGACCGCGGATTTATTTATGCTATCGCCCATGTAAGAGGAAGTGAATATTTGGGTAGGCCCTGGTATGAAAACGGAAAACTACTCAAAAAGAAAAACACCTTTACTGATTTTATCGACTGTTCAAAATACCTAATTGAAAATAAGTATACGTCAAGCGAACATTTATACGCTTCCGGCGGATCAGCGGGCGGATTGCTTATGGGGGTAATTATCAATGAAGCTCCCGAACTATATAACGGGGTTATCGCATCAGTGCCTTTTGTAGATGTAATGACAACCATGCTGGATGAAAGTATACCCTTAACTACGGGAGAATATGATGAATGGGGTAATCCTAACGAATCTGTTTATTATAAGTATATGCGATCGTATTCGCCTTACGATAATGTAAAAAAACAAGCCTATCCTAATTTATTAGTGACTACCGGGCTACATGATTCACAAGTACAATACTGGGAGCCTGCAAAATGGGTCGCTAAACTACGTGAACTCAAAACCAATGATACCCTTTTACTATTACATACCAATATGGATGCCGGGCATGGGGGCGCTTCCGGAAGGTTTGAAGCAATTAAAGAAGTCGCTGAAGAATACGCATTTATCCTTGACCTGGAAGGGATTACCACATAA
- a CDS encoding CBM35 domain-containing protein, with the protein MTQHYLLTLLLLLTLSVRSQSVPQTYEAESSLLGGAAKVNTNHIGFTGSGFVDQFTIKGASAAFTIEVAEAGSYYVTLRYSNGTKNDNTLSLYVNDVDVRQTILKPTSQSWKVWGNKTEILELNEGTNTIRYQHDTDDSGFVNLDHIWLSKLAGNGVIGTPILKDQYSVVVQDYVQLPNTANNKPPRLNTFAFFEDRKFVGEEREGKIYELIEEGQAVTYQLFLDTRKAIAQNTGRNLNTQSSMHGGLRGIAFHPDFATNGKFYTSVMEDRPSNPADFNYISDSSNPIDADGVLVEWTYDFALNRIDSTSYREVFRIGMPVYDHPIKQIAFNRYAAPGDEDYGLLYVTHGDGSVQSATAGGGLNNDALGKILRIDPLANDESPYTVPVTNPFVGDDAYLDEIYALGFRNPHTLSFNQHRDGKSYLISGEAGRDNIEEVNLVYPGANYGWANREGTFVHLNSGGGIVEGLSPLPENEAELGYTYPAAQWGHEGDIGKGFVGQAIAGGYVYTSPDQNIQQYIFVDFANSGRLFYCNFDDLLASNIQLDVNDPLRSSPSSLTQAQIYEYSVYYDDDSDPSTPAIAKESMKDIIDDDENYDGSNRADIRFGQDQEGIVYMLNKRNGRIYTIQTVTPVIPPTFTFSYEAEDAKTNGVIGTKHPGFRGTGFVEYLTRQGRFVTFEVEVPEEDLYIVDMRYAAGSPNGPIQERTMSLYVNQQKVESINFEITGSWRTRSNKLLTIPLNKGSNTVTFQYDPGDTGYINIDYIDLKKSTYQAEDASTNAIIGDKHANFAGTGFVEYLTQQGRFVSFDIDVSQSGTYQVDARYAAQEWRNATQDRTMSLYLNDTLVDQIAFPVTSSWSEWANSSIDLPLEQGINKLRYEFDPGDTGFINLDYIVVSQNIKDTVAAAITSHLNNLITEKSEEVFGTLYPNPVRTNVSLAYKGNSEKVQISVMDMYGNKVYSQVSSSQDVLFTMSNLKKGMYFITLKDNSQTVTRKIFKE; encoded by the coding sequence ATGACACAACATTATCTTTTAACACTATTACTATTACTAACATTATCAGTGCGTAGTCAGTCTGTTCCGCAGACGTATGAAGCGGAAAGTTCACTTCTGGGAGGTGCCGCCAAAGTTAATACCAATCATATAGGCTTTACCGGTAGTGGCTTTGTAGATCAATTTACCATAAAAGGGGCATCCGCAGCATTTACGATTGAGGTTGCCGAAGCGGGTTCTTATTATGTAACTTTACGTTATTCTAATGGCACCAAAAACGACAACACCCTAAGCCTTTATGTAAATGATGTTGATGTACGCCAAACGATTCTAAAACCTACTTCTCAAAGTTGGAAAGTCTGGGGTAATAAAACCGAAATTTTAGAATTAAACGAAGGAACTAATACGATACGGTACCAACATGATACCGATGATAGCGGGTTTGTAAACCTGGATCACATTTGGCTATCTAAGCTGGCGGGTAATGGTGTAATAGGCACCCCGATCCTTAAAGATCAGTATAGTGTAGTAGTACAGGATTATGTGCAACTACCAAATACCGCAAATAATAAACCTCCCAGACTAAATACTTTTGCCTTTTTTGAAGACCGAAAATTTGTGGGGGAAGAAAGAGAAGGTAAAATATACGAGTTAATTGAAGAGGGACAAGCGGTAACTTACCAATTGTTTTTAGATACCCGAAAAGCAATTGCTCAAAACACCGGAAGAAATTTAAATACACAATCCTCTATGCACGGAGGATTAAGGGGTATTGCTTTTCATCCGGATTTTGCTACTAATGGAAAGTTTTACACCTCGGTTATGGAAGACAGACCTTCTAACCCGGCGGATTTCAATTATATTTCAGATTCTTCGAACCCTATTGATGCTGATGGTGTATTAGTAGAGTGGACGTATGATTTTGCTTTAAACCGTATAGATTCAACCAGTTATCGGGAAGTTTTTAGAATAGGGATGCCCGTATATGATCACCCGATCAAACAGATTGCATTCAACCGCTATGCTGCTCCTGGTGATGAAGATTATGGTTTACTATACGTAACGCATGGTGATGGTAGTGTACAATCTGCAACTGCCGGAGGAGGTCTTAACAATGACGCACTGGGCAAAATACTGCGAATAGACCCACTTGCCAATGATGAAAGTCCCTACACTGTACCTGTTACCAATCCCTTTGTGGGCGATGATGCTTACTTGGATGAAATATATGCTCTAGGTTTTAGAAACCCGCATACGTTAAGCTTTAACCAGCATCGGGACGGAAAAAGTTATTTAATTTCCGGGGAAGCAGGTCGTGACAATATTGAAGAAGTTAATCTAGTGTATCCCGGGGCAAATTACGGATGGGCTAACCGCGAAGGTACCTTTGTACACCTTAATAGCGGGGGAGGTATTGTAGAAGGGCTTTCTCCTTTACCAGAAAATGAGGCAGAATTAGGGTATACCTATCCCGCGGCACAATGGGGACACGAAGGTGATATTGGAAAAGGTTTTGTAGGTCAGGCAATAGCCGGGGGCTACGTATATACCAGTCCCGACCAAAATATTCAACAGTACATATTTGTAGATTTTGCAAATTCCGGTCGTTTGTTCTATTGTAATTTTGATGATTTGCTTGCCAGCAACATTCAGTTAGATGTAAACGATCCTTTACGTAGCAGTCCTTCTTCTTTAACACAAGCACAGATTTATGAATATAGTGTGTACTACGATGATGATAGTGACCCTTCAACGCCAGCCATAGCTAAAGAATCTATGAAGGATATTATTGATGATGATGAGAACTATGATGGCAGCAACCGTGCCGATATCCGGTTTGGGCAGGATCAGGAAGGTATAGTATATATGCTAAACAAGAGAAACGGAAGAATATATACGATACAAACGGTTACTCCTGTAATACCACCTACTTTTACGTTTTCTTATGAAGCCGAAGATGCTAAAACAAATGGGGTTATCGGAACAAAACATCCGGGTTTTCGGGGAACAGGATTTGTTGAGTATTTAACTAGACAGGGTAGATTTGTAACCTTTGAAGTTGAAGTACCAGAGGAGGATTTGTACATTGTAGATATGCGGTACGCTGCCGGAAGTCCGAATGGACCTATTCAGGAAAGAACTATGAGTCTATATGTAAATCAACAAAAAGTAGAAAGTATAAATTTTGAAATAACAGGTTCCTGGAGGACACGAAGCAATAAGTTGCTGACCATACCACTCAATAAAGGAAGTAATACCGTCACTTTTCAATATGATCCTGGTGATACCGGGTATATTAATATAGATTATATAGATCTTAAAAAATCAACTTACCAGGCAGAAGATGCTTCTACAAATGCCATTATAGGAGATAAACACGCAAATTTTGCAGGAACGGGGTTTGTCGAATACCTAACCCAACAAGGAAGGTTTGTCTCATTTGATATTGATGTTTCTCAATCAGGAACCTATCAGGTAGACGCCAGATACGCTGCTCAAGAATGGAGAAATGCTACCCAAGATCGAACTATGAGTTTATATCTAAACGATACGCTTGTAGATCAAATTGCATTTCCAGTAACTAGCTCGTGGAGCGAATGGGCTAATAGTAGTATTGATCTGCCTTTGGAACAAGGTATAAATAAACTTAGATATGAATTTGATCCTGGCGACACCGGTTTTATCAATTTAGATTATATTGTAGTGTCTCAAAATATAAAAGATACAGTAGCTGCTGCTATTACTTCTCATCTGAATAATTTGATAACTGAAAAGTCTGAGGAAGTATTTGGAACGCTTTATCCTAATCCTGTACGAACAAATGTTTCACTAGCGTACAAAGGTAATTCTGAAAAAGTTCAAATTTCGGTTATGGATATGTATGGTAATAAAGTATATAGTCAGGTTTCTTCTTCTCAAGATGTTCTTTTTACTATGAGTAATCTTAAAAAAGGAATGTATTTTATAACTTTAAAAGATAATTCTCAAACGGTCACCCGTAAAATTTTTAAAGAATAG
- a CDS encoding PLP-dependent cysteine synthase family protein — MKQEIRAHNSVLDLIGDTPLIKLNRILAKYPGNYYAKIEAFNPGHSTKDRIALYIIEQAEKKGILKPGDTIIETTSGNTGFSLAMVSIIKGYDCILAVSSKSSADKIETLKNMGAKVYVCPANVSTDDPRSYYQVAKRLHEETPNSIYINQYFNELNIEAHYKTTGPEIWNQTNGLLTHFVACCGTGGTISGTSRYLKEQNKDISVLGIDAYGSVLKKYHETGQLDKKEIYPYRIEGLGKNLIPSATDFDSIDHFEKVTDEDSAHTARELAKTEGLFLGYTSGAAIQGVKQLAKQGVFAKDSNVVILLPDHGSKYLSKIYSDQWMEDQGFFDTEQIENPQKVEVIR; from the coding sequence ATGAAACAAGAAATTAGAGCTCATAATTCTGTTTTGGATTTGATTGGAGATACTCCTTTAATTAAGTTAAATAGGATTTTGGCTAAATACCCTGGTAACTATTACGCAAAAATTGAAGCTTTTAACCCAGGACACTCCACTAAAGATAGAATTGCACTTTACATCATAGAACAAGCTGAAAAAAAGGGAATTTTAAAACCTGGTGATACGATTATTGAGACGACCAGTGGTAATACTGGTTTTAGCTTGGCTATGGTAAGTATAATTAAAGGTTATGACTGTATTCTGGCAGTAAGTTCAAAATCATCAGCAGATAAAATAGAAACCCTTAAAAATATGGGGGCCAAAGTATATGTTTGCCCTGCTAATGTCAGTACGGATGACCCCAGGTCGTATTATCAGGTAGCCAAACGTTTACATGAAGAAACACCTAATTCCATTTATATTAATCAATATTTTAACGAACTTAATATTGAAGCACATTATAAAACTACCGGTCCGGAAATCTGGAATCAAACTAATGGACTACTAACGCATTTTGTAGCATGTTGCGGTACCGGGGGAACCATTTCGGGGACCAGTCGTTATTTAAAAGAACAAAATAAAGATATTAGTGTTTTAGGCATTGATGCGTACGGATCAGTTTTAAAAAAATATCATGAAACCGGGCAATTGGATAAAAAAGAAATTTATCCGTATCGAATTGAAGGATTGGGTAAAAATTTGATTCCAAGCGCTACTGATTTTGATAGTATTGATCATTTTGAAAAAGTAACAGACGAAGATAGTGCACATACCGCTCGAGAATTAGCAAAAACTGAAGGATTATTTTTAGGGTATACCAGCGGTGCTGCCATTCAGGGCGTAAAGCAATTAGCTAAACAAGGTGTTTTTGCTAAAGATAGTAATGTGGTGATCCTGTTACCCGATCACGGTTCAAAATATTTAAGCAAAATTTATAGTGACCAGTGGATGGAAGATCAGGGGTTCTTTGATACGGAACAAATAGAAAATCCACAGAAGGTAGAAGTGATCCGATAG
- a CDS encoding DUF748 domain-containing protein → MNTPHRKRYKKKRYLIPVLIIVLLLILRLALPYLVKSYVNKTLATIPGYYGQVEDIDISLIRGAYAIDNLYLNKVDATSQVPFLDFKRTDISVEWRSLLKGKIVTEIVMDAPTIIYVFEDQTQDSTQTPEVEDWTKALTDLVPIDINTLQITNGKVAFVEVTAEPTIDLNMNNITLNATNLRNVVRTDRELPSTLEATAVSIGNGKVKLDGKMDLVKEVPDMDISFSLEEAAATALNDFTKHYAGIDFNEGQFNLYSEMAIADGYLKGYIKPLLKNAKLVGKEDGFFNKLWEGFVGFFKFVLKNQKNNTLATKVPIEGDLNKVSTKIWPTVTNIFKNAWIQAFKNTVDDEIEFEDAENSGDAKK, encoded by the coding sequence ATGAATACACCACATAGAAAAAGATATAAAAAGAAAAGGTACCTGATTCCGGTATTAATCATTGTTTTATTATTAATACTGCGTTTAGCCTTACCCTACCTGGTTAAAAGTTATGTAAATAAGACCCTCGCTACGATTCCAGGATATTACGGGCAGGTAGAAGATATTGATATTTCGTTGATCCGAGGAGCGTATGCCATTGATAATTTGTATTTAAATAAAGTAGATGCTACCTCGCAGGTTCCGTTTTTGGATTTTAAGCGAACTGATATCTCGGTAGAATGGCGTTCTTTATTAAAAGGCAAGATTGTTACCGAAATTGTAATGGATGCCCCTACAATTATCTATGTTTTTGAAGATCAAACACAGGATAGTACACAAACTCCGGAAGTAGAAGACTGGACAAAGGCTTTAACAGACCTGGTACCTATTGATATCAATACCTTGCAGATTACTAACGGAAAAGTAGCCTTTGTAGAGGTAACAGCAGAACCTACTATTGATCTCAATATGAATAATATAACACTGAATGCTACTAACTTACGAAATGTCGTACGAACGGACAGGGAATTACCTTCTACCCTAGAGGCTACTGCTGTTTCGATTGGTAATGGAAAAGTAAAGTTGGATGGTAAGATGGACCTGGTCAAAGAGGTTCCTGATATGGATATTTCTTTTTCACTAGAAGAAGCGGCGGCTACGGCTCTTAATGATTTTACTAAACATTATGCAGGTATTGACTTTAATGAGGGGCAATTTAATTTGTACAGCGAAATGGCTATAGCTGATGGATATTTGAAAGGATATATCAAGCCTCTCTTAAAGAATGCAAAGCTAGTTGGAAAAGAAGATGGGTTCTTTAATAAGTTATGGGAAGGCTTTGTTGGCTTTTTTAAGTTTGTTTTAAAGAACCAAAAGAACAATACGTTAGCTACTAAAGTGCCAATTGAAGGAGATTTAAATAAGGTTTCTACTAAAATTTGGCCTACAGTCACTAATATTTTTAAAAATGCATGGATACAGGCATTTAAAAACACGGTAGATGACGAAATTGAATTTGAAGACGCCGAAAATTCCGGAGATGCTAAGAAATAG
- a CDS encoding aminotransferase class I/II-fold pyridoxal phosphate-dependent enzyme, producing the protein MKDLFDKIYADKGPLGKWADQAEGYFVFPKLEGPISNRMKFQGREVVTWSINDYLGLANMDEVRKVDAEAAQAYGSAYPMGARMMSGHTDLHEQLQDELAEFVDKEAAYLLNFGYQGMVSTIDALVNKDDIIVYDVDAHACIIDGVRLHQGQRYTYRHNDMESIDKNLMRATKMAEKTGGGILLISEGVFGMRGEQGKLKEIVALKEKYNFRLFVDDAHGFGTLGKTGAGTGQEQGVQDQIDVYFATFAKSMASTGAFIAADKEIIDYLKYNLRSQMFAKSLQMQLVVGALKRLDMLRTMPELKQKLWANVNALQNGLRERGFDLGTTQSCVTPVYLKGSIPEAMALVKDLRENYGIFCSIVVYPVIPKGLILLRLIPTASHTMEDIEETLNAFSAIRERLESGVYKKMSAALAESMGDY; encoded by the coding sequence ATGAAAGATTTATTTGATAAGATTTATGCAGACAAAGGGCCCTTAGGCAAATGGGCGGATCAGGCAGAAGGATATTTTGTTTTTCCTAAATTAGAAGGCCCGATATCAAATAGAATGAAGTTCCAGGGTAGAGAAGTCGTTACCTGGAGTATTAATGATTACCTTGGATTGGCTAATATGGACGAAGTCCGAAAAGTAGACGCCGAAGCAGCACAAGCTTACGGATCAGCTTATCCTATGGGAGCCAGAATGATGAGCGGACATACCGACCTACACGAACAATTACAAGACGAACTTGCTGAATTTGTGGATAAAGAAGCTGCTTATTTATTAAATTTCGGATATCAGGGAATGGTTTCTACCATTGATGCCCTGGTAAACAAAGACGATATTATCGTTTATGATGTAGATGCACACGCTTGCATTATTGATGGTGTACGATTACATCAGGGACAGCGCTATACCTATCGTCACAACGATATGGAAAGTATTGATAAAAACCTGATGCGCGCTACGAAGATGGCTGAAAAAACTGGAGGAGGTATCCTGCTGATTTCAGAAGGTGTGTTTGGAATGCGCGGCGAACAAGGTAAGTTGAAAGAGATTGTTGCCCTTAAAGAAAAGTATAACTTCCGTCTATTCGTAGATGATGCGCACGGATTCGGAACATTAGGAAAAACAGGGGCAGGTACCGGACAAGAACAGGGAGTACAGGATCAGATTGATGTATATTTTGCCACTTTTGCAAAAAGTATGGCAAGTACCGGAGCATTTATTGCTGCGGATAAGGAGATTATAGATTATTTAAAATATAATTTACGGTCCCAGATGTTTGCTAAATCTCTACAAATGCAACTGGTCGTAGGTGCTTTAAAGCGTCTGGATATGTTACGTACCATGCCGGAATTGAAGCAAAAGTTATGGGCAAATGTAAATGCTTTACAAAATGGTCTGCGCGAACGAGGTTTTGACTTGGGAACTACCCAAAGTTGTGTAACACCGGTATATTTAAAAGGAAGTATCCCGGAAGCCATGGCACTAGTTAAAGACTTACGTGAAAATTATGGTATCTTCTGCTCGATTGTAGTATATCCAGTTATTCCAAAAGGATTAATTTTACTTCGTTTAATTCCTACTGCATCTCATACTATGGAGGATATTGAAGAAACTCTCAATGCCTTTTCTGCCATACGGGAACGCCTGGAAAGTGGAGTTTATAAAAAAATGTCTGCTGCATTAGCAGAATCTATGGGCGACTACTAA